The genomic segment TTTGCGGGGGCCTTCTCGATGGCGAATTTCTCTATGCTTACTATCCGGGAAAGGGTGCCTACATGGTAAAAGAATATACCTATTCTGTGATACGACCCTACAAACTTTAGTTCCACGGGGACCTTGGCGTAAAACTGCCCCGGTTGCTCCCCTTGAGGTTTGAACAAAAGGACCTCCAGCCCGGCCTCTTTACCCATATTGGAGATATTCTTCAATAAGTTGGGGATCTCCTTTTTATCCGGCAATTTGGTCAAGACCTCTTTTAGATCCTCGTTCATCCTCCCCAACTCCTCCTTAAACTTGTCCAAGTCCTTGACGATGTTGCTCTTTACGTTCCTCTCTCTAATGAGGTCGTTCAACTTCGATTTCTTGGACTCAATTACCCTTACCTGTGGCAAGTAAAAGGCGTACCAATAGGCCCCTAGGATAAGCGCTGAGATCAGGAACAGGATCCCCAACTTTTGCGGTGTGGGTAACTTGATAATACTGTCCGTAGATATCGCCATGGGGTCCTCCTTTAAAAGGAAGTTGAGCAGCGCAAACTGAACTTCTTCAACTTAAGACCGCCCCTTTGAAATTGTTCTGTTACCTCCAGTTCTACCCCACCAAAATATCTAGAGCGCTCTAACAGGGTCATAAAATTGGCGATAGTCTCGTTGTCCAACGCTAATCCCACGATCTTCAGATTCTTCCCGGTCTTATCCAAGGCCTCGATCCACATCTTCTCCGGTATCCTCTGACTTAGTTCGTCCAGGATGTAGACCGCACTCAACCTTCCCTTTTCCAGATCTTTGATGACAGACAACTTCTGTTGGAGCTTGGCCTTTCTCTTCTTTAACTTGTCTATTTCTCCTACTACCTTATTTAGTTTGAGTATCTCTTCTTTGACCAATTTCAATTGGGCGTCAACATGCCTCTCACGCTGGTTTACGTTCCACTTGAGATAGAAGATGACCACAAAAACCAAAAAGAGGGTGAGGATAAAGATGGAAATCTGAAATCGAATGGTCTCCTTTCTCCTCGCCGCTCGTACAGGTAGTAAATTTATCTCTATCATCTTACACCTTCCTTAGGGCCAACCCTACACTTATAGCCATTAAGGGAGCGATATCTTGTAGATAGTCTGAATCAAAGGCCCCCGGGTTGACCGTCATATTTGCGAACGGGTTGCAAATCTCTACCGGCACATTCAGCTTCTCCTCCACAATCTGTTTTAGTCGGGGGACCTTA from the Deltaproteobacteria bacterium genome contains:
- a CDS encoding type 4a pilus biogenesis protein PilO, with protein sequence MAISTDSIIKLPTPQKLGILFLISALILGAYWYAFYLPQVRVIESKKSKLNDLIRERNVKSNIVKDLDKFKEELGRMNEDLKEVLTKLPDKKEIPNLLKNISNMGKEAGLEVLLFKPQGEQPGQFYAKVPVELKFVGSYHRIGIFFYHVGTLSRIVSIEKFAIEKAPAKKKGETLLHTSCTATTYRYVEKAAAAGAKKKGRSKK
- a CDS encoding PilN domain-containing protein, whose translation is MIEINLLPVRAARRKETIRFQISIFILTLFLVFVVIFYLKWNVNQRERHVDAQLKLVKEEILKLNKVVGEIDKLKKRKAKLQQKLSVIKDLEKGRLSAVYILDELSQRIPEKMWIEALDKTGKNLKIVGLALDNETIANFMTLLERSRYFGGVELEVTEQFQRGGLKLKKFSLRCSTSF